From the Mycobacterium sp. DL592 genome, the window GACCTGCCCGAAACCCCGAGCGAGCCAGCGAGCGAACCAGCTAGCGAGCCGAAGTGGGAACCACCCGCGACCGCGGGTGAGGAGCTGCCGGACCGCCTGAGGGTGCATTCCCTCGCGCGGGTGCTCGGCACCACCAGCCGACGCGTCCTCGACGCGTTGAGCGAACTCGACGGCCGCACGCGCAGCGCGCAGTCCACCGTCGAGCGCACCGACGCGGTGCGGGTGCGCGACGTGCTGGCCCAGGAGCCGGCCCCCGCTGCCGAACAACCCGCAGCACCGGTCGAACCAGCGGCTGTCGAGGTGCCCGTCGAGGCCACGGTCGCCGAGGTCGATGCCACTGCCGACGTCGTCGAGGACGACGAGCCGGAATCGCGCCTGATCCTGGAAACCACCACCATCGAGCAGTCGGTGTACATGCCGTTGTTCGTCGCCCCGCAGCCGGTCAGAGCCGTCGCCGTCGAAAGCGACGACGACGATGAGGACGAGGACGAGGACGACGACGAGGAGTCCGGCGTCGAGACCGACGACGACCAGTCCGAGCGGCCGGCCAGCCGCCGCCGCCGGCGTGGCCGCCGCGGCCGCGGTCGTGGTCGCGGTGAGCAGGGCGAAGCCACCGGCGAGGACACCGACGACGAGGCGACCGAGAGCGCCGAGGATGACGAGACCGACGAGGTATCCGGCGACGAGGAGTCGGGCACCGGCGAGGCAGCCACCCGGCGCCGCCGCAGGCGCAGGCGTCGCAAGACCGGTGGCGGCGGCGAGGACGGGGAACCCGCCTCCGAGGACGATCCGCCCAATACCGTCGTTCACGAACGCGCCCCGCGCAGCAAGGCCGAGCGTGACCCGGATGCCATCCAGGGCATCAGCGGCTCTACCCGCCTGGAGGCCAAGCGTCAGCGCCGCCGCGACGGCCGCGACGCCGGTCGCCGGCGCCCGCCGATCCTGTCCGAGGCCGAGTTCCTCGCCCGCCGCGAAGCGGTCGAACGGGTCATGGTCGTCCGCGACAAGATCCGCACCGAACCGCCGCACGAGGGTGCCCGCTATACCCAGATCGCGGTGCTCGAAGACGGTGTGGTCGTCGAGCACTTCGTCACCTCCGCGGCGTCGGCGTCGCTGGTCGGCAACATCTACCTGGGCATCGTGCAGAACGTGCTGCCGTCGATGGAGGCCGCGTTCGTCGACATCGGCCGCGGCCGCAACGGCGTGCTCTACGCCGGTGAGGTCAACTGGGAGGCGGCCGGACTCGGCGGTGCGCAGCGCAAGATCGAGCAGGCCCTCAAGCCCGGCGACTACGTCGTCGTCCAGGTCAGCAAGGACCCGGTCGGGCACAAGGGCGCCCGACTGACCACTCAGGTCTCACTGGCCGGCCGCTATCTGGTCTACGTGCCGGGTGCCTCGTCGACCGGGATCAGCCGCAAGCTGCCCGACACCGAGCGCCAGCGCCTCAAGGAGATCCTGCGTGAGGTGGTTCCGTCGGATGCCGGCGTGATCATCCGCACCGCCTCCGAAGGGGTCAAGGAAGAGGACATCCGCGGCGACGTCGAGCGCCTGCAGGAACGCTGGAATGCCATCGCCGCGGAAGCCGAGCGGGTCAAGGGCAACAAGGCCGGCGCCGCGATCGCGCTGTACGAGGAGCCCGACGTCCTGGTCAAGGTGATCCGGGACCTGTTCAACGAAGACTTCTCCGGGCTGATCGTCTCCGGCGACAGCGCCTGGGAAACCATCAACGAGTACGTGAATTCGGTTGCGCCGGAACTGGTTCCGAAGCTGACGAAGTACGATCCGCCGGGTGGTCCCGACGGGCCGGACGTGTTCGCGGTGCACCGCATCGACGAGCAGCTGGCCAAGGCGCTCGACCGCAAGGTGTGGCTGCCCTCGGGCGGCACCCTGGTGATCGACCGGACCGAGGCGATGACGGTCGTCGACGTCAACACCGGCAAGTTCACCGGCGCCGGGGGCAACCTGGAGCAGACGGTCACCAAGAACAACCTCGAAGCGGCCGAGGAGATCGTGCGCCAGCTGCGGCTGCGCGATATCGGGGGCATCGTGGTGATCGACTTCATCGACATGGTGCTGGAGTCCAACCGCGATCTGGTGCTGCGACGGCTCACCGAGGCGCTGGCCCGCGACCGCACCCGTCACCAGGTCTCCGAGGTCACCTCGCTGGGCCTGGTGCAGCTGACCCGCAAGAAGCTCGGCACCGGCTTGGTGGAGGCCTTCTCGACGACGTGCAGTCACTGCAGCGGGCGCGGCATCGTGCTGCACGCCGACCCGGTGGACACCACGCAGGCGGTGGCGCGCAAGGCCGAGTCCGGCAGCCGTCGCAGCAAGCGTGGCAAGAAGGGACGCACCGAGGAGCCGTCGGTCGCCCGGGTACCTGTGCATGTCCCCGGCGAGCACCCGATGTTCAAGGCGATGGCCGCGGCCAACGGCAAACCCGAGGACGAGGACTCCGAGGAGGAGCTGGCCGACGAGCTCGACCGCGAGGCGATCTCGGAAGCTGAAGCCGACATCGAGGAGCAGGTGGCCGACGAGGCCGTCGACGAGGATCTCGACGACGAGGAATTCGACGAGGACGAGGCCGACGAGGACGAAGACGACGAGGACGACGACGAGATCGACGTCGACCTGGACGAAGACGACGAGGACCTCGACGACCCCCTTGACGTCGACGATGACGACGCCGACGAGGACGATGACGACGAGGATCTGCCCGATAGCGGTGAGTACGACGACGTCGACGAACCCGCCGTTGTGCAGGCGCCCGTGGTCGCCGGCAGGCGGCCCCGCCGCCGTGCAGCGGCCCGTCCCGCCGGGCCACCCGTGTCCTAGGCGAGGCGGTTTGACCCTCCCGGTGCTGGTCACGTAACCTTGAGCAGTTGTCGCCAGGCGTCCGACGCCGGTGGCAGCGGGCTTAAGATCCCGCACCCCCAAGACCCGCGCACGCAGCTTCGGTTAGCGCGCGCCCGCAGAGCAAGGCAGAGGAACTGATGGCGACGTACGCAATCGTCAAGACCGGCGGCAAGCAGTACAAGGTCGCCGTGGGAGACATCGTCAAGGTCGAGAAGCTCGAGGTCGAGGCCGGTAGCTCCGTTTCGCTGCCTGTCGCGCTCGTCGTCGACGGCGCCAAGGTGACTACCGACGCCAAGGCTCTGGAGAAGGTCGCGGTCACCGGTGAGGTGCTCGAGCACACCAAGGGTCCCAAGATCCGCATCCACAAGTTCAAGAACAAGACCGGCTACCACAAGCGGCAGGGTCACCGTCAGCCGCTGACCGTGCTCAAGGTCACCGGGATCAAGTAGCGACAGGGAGCGAACAGACATGGCACACAAAAAGGGCGCTTCCAGCTCGCGCAACGGTCGCGAGTCCAATGCCCAGCGACTCGGCGTCAAGCGTTTCGGTGGTCAGGTCGTCAAGGCCGGCGAGATCATCGTCCGCCAGCGCGGCACCCACTTCCATCCCGGCGTCAACGTCGGTCGCGGCGGGGATGACACCCTGTTCGCCACCGCGCCGGGCGCGGTCGAGTTCGGCGTGAAGCGCGGTCGCAAGACCGTCAACATCGTCCGCGTCGCCCGACCGGAGTAGGTCTTAATTTCGCGAGTGTGCGTCCACTGCGAGATTGAGACCGATTTCTCGCAGTACGTTCACACTCGACGATTGAAAGGACCCTCCGATGCCCCGGTTCGTCGACCGCGTTGTCATTCGTACCCACGCGGGTAACGGCGGTCACGGCTGCGCCTCGGTGCACCGCGAGAAGTTCAAGCCGCTTGGCGGCCCGGACGGCGGCAATGGCGGCAACGGCGGCAGCGTCATCCTGGTCGTCGACCCGCAGGTGCACACCCTGCTGGACTTCCACTTCCACCCCAATGTTGTCGCCCCGTCGGGCAAGCAGGGGATGGGCAACAACCGGGACGGGGCCAACGGCGCCGATCTCGAAGTCAAGGTTCCCGACGGCACGATGGTGCTCGACGAGCAGGGCCGGCTACTAGCCGACCTCGTGGGTGCGGGCACCAGCTTCGTGGCGGCCGAAGGCGGCCGGGGCGGACTGGGCAACGCCGCGCTGGCCTCCCGTGCCCGCAAGGCGCCCGGGTTCGCGTTGCTCGGCGAAAAGGGCCAGGAACGCGACCTCACCCTCGAACTGAAGACGGTCGCCGACGTCGGCCTCATCGGGTTCCCGTCGGCGGGCAAGTCGTCGCTGGTGTCGACCATCTCGGCGGCCAAGCCCAAGATCGCCGACTACCCGTTCACCACGCTGGTGCCCAACCTCGGTGTGGTGTCGGCCGGCGAGCACACCTTCACCGTCGCCGACGTTCCCGGCCTGATCCCGGGCGCCTCCGAGGGCCGTGGGCTGGGGCTGGATTTCCTGCGTCATATCGAACGCTGCGCCGTGCTGGTGCACGTCGTCGACTGCGCCACTCTGGAGCCCGGCCGCGACCCGATCTCCGACATCGAGGCGCTGGAGGCCGAGCTGGCCGCCTATCAGCCGACGCTGCAAGGGGATACGACGCTCGGTGACCTCGCGAACCGGCCTCGTGCGGTGGTGCTGAACAAGATTGACGTCCCCGAGGCGCGTGAACTTGCCGACTTCGTGCGTCCCGAGATCGCCAAGCGTGGCTGGCCGGTGTTCGAGGTCTCCACGGTCAGTCGAGAAGGCCTGCGCGAGTTGACCTTTGCCCTGTGGGATCTGGTCGCCGCCTACCAGGCCGCCCAGCCCGAGGTGGTTCCGCGCCGGCCGGTCATCCGGCCGATCCCGGTGGACCAGAGCGGCTTCACCGTCGAGGCCGACACGGCCAACCCCGGTGGCTTCATCGTGCGCGGCACCCGCCCCGAGCGCTGGGTGGCGCAGACCAACTTCGACAACGACGAAGCGGTCGGCTATCTCGGTGACCGCCTGGCCCGCCTCGGTGTCGAGGACCAACTGCTGAAGCTGGGTGCTGTGGCGGGATGTGCGGTGACCATCGGCGACATGACCTTCGACTGGGAGCCGCAGACACCGGCCGGTGTGGACGTCACGCCGACGGGCCGCGGAACCGACGCCCGGCTGGAACGCAACGACCGGATCGGTGCCGCCGAGCGCAAGGAAGCCCGCCGCGCGCGTCGTGATCACGGGGACGAGGCGTGAGCGAGTACCGCGATGCGATCCGCAGCGCCCGCAGCGTTGTGGTCAAGATCGGCACCACCGCACTGACCACGACGTCCGGGCTCTTCGACGCCGGCCGGCTGGCGAAACTGGTCGACGCCATCGAGGCGCGGATGCAGGCCGGCTCCGACGTCGTCATCGTGTCGTCCGGTGCGATCGCCGCGGGCATCGAGCCGCTGGGCCTGAGCCGGCGGCCCACCGACCTGGCGACCAAACAGGCCGCGGCCAGCGTCGGGCAGGTCGCGCTGGTCAACGCCTGGAGCGCGGCGTTCGGTCGCTATGACCGCACCGTCGGCCAGGTGCTGCTGACCGCGCACGACATCGCGATGCGGGTGCAGCACACCAACGCCCAGCGCACCCTGGACCGGCTGCGCGGGCTGCACGCGGTCGCCATCGTCAACGAGAACGACACCGTGGCCACCAACGAGATCCGCTTCGGCGACAACGACCGGCTCTCGGCACTGGTGGCCCATCTGGTGGGTGCCGACGCGCTGGTCCTGCTCTCGGACATCGACGGGCTCTACGACTCCGATCCACGCCGGGGTGACGCCCGGTTCATCCCCGAGGTCGCCGGCCCCGACGACCTCGACGGTGTCGTCGCCGGGCAGGGCAGCCGGCTGGGCACCGGCGGCATGCGCTCGAAGCTGTCCTCGGCACTGCTGGCCGCTGACGCCGGCGTGCCGGTGCTGCTGGCCGCCGCCGCTGACGCCGCCGCGGCGCTCTCGGACGCCTCGGTTGGCACGGTGTTCGCGCCGCGCCCCGACCGGATGTCGGCGCGGCGGTTCTGGGTGCGCTATGCCGCCGAGGTCGCCGGGGCGCTGACGCTCGACGCCGGCGCGGTGCGTGCGGTCGTCAAACAACGCCGTTCACTGCTGCCCGCGGGTATCACCGGGGTGTCGGGCCGGTTCTTCGGCGGCGACGTCGTGGAGTTGCGCGGCCCGGACGAGGCGATGGTGGCGCGCGGCGTGGTGGCCTACGACGCCGCGGAGCTGACGACGATGATCGGCCGCTCCACGACCGACCTGCCTGCCGAGATGCGCAGGCCCGCGGTGCACGCCGACGACCTCGTCGCGGTCTAACCCCGCCCGCGATGCAGTAGCCCGCGGATCCCCTTTTCCAGCTCGGCCAGCTTGGCTTTCAACACCTCGGCGCGGTCGCCTGCGGCGTCCATCGGGTCGTCGTCGCGTTTGCGGACGGTGACACCGTTGGCCGTGGCGGTGGCGATCACCGACTCGCTGACCTTCGCGTCAGCGAGGATCAGGGTGGAGATCACCCCGGGTGAGAGCACTTTGTCGCGGCGGAACAGGCCGCCGCGGAAGTGCACCTCGGCCGGAATGCGGACGTCGGCGTGGTCTTCGATCTGCCGTCTGGCCGTCGCCATCAGCAGCGTCAGGACCGCCGCCGACGCCAGCCCGAGCAGCCGGCCCCGGCCGGGAAACCATGGCACCGGCAGCCGGTCCACCTGCTTCTCGACCGCCCCAGAGAGCAGGTACTCCACGAGGTTGCGGGTGTCGATCTCGGTGATCTTTGACCACTTGACGTCGTCGCCGTCGAATTCGAGGGTCTCCGGCGTGATCGCCAGGCCGCCGTAGCGGTTGAGGAAGAGCACGATGCCCCGCAGCTGTTGCGGCAGCCGGGTGGTGTCGGCGACGATGTCGCCGATGCCCAGTGCCCACCGCTGTGTGATCGGCCCCGGTGGTGGACGCATCCGTTTGAGCAGTGCGGCAACCCGGCCGGCTTCGGTGTCGATGTCCTCTTGGGTGGGGGCGCCGACCTCCCGGCCTCTGGAGCGTTTCATGCCGACATGGTCTCAGCCAGTTCGTCGGCGAGCAGTACCAGCATCTCCGAACAGCCGTTGTCGACCTTCACCGTGGCCAGATCGTCGCCGCGGGTGGCGCCACGGTTGACGATCGCGATGGGTTTGCCCAGCGCCGCGGCGTGCCGCACGAAGCGGTAACCCGAGAACACCGTGAGCGACGAACCGGCCACCAGCAGCGCATCTGAGGCATCGATCATCGAATATGCCTGGGCGACAACATCTTTGCTGACACTTTCACCGAAGTAGACGATGTCGGGTTTGAGTATGCCCCCGCAGGTCGGGCAGTCGACGAAGTGGAAGGACTCGGTGTCGTCGACCACGGCGTCGGCGTCAGGGGCGACGGCCAGGCCACCGACCCGCTCGGCGCGTTCGGTGAACCCGGGGTTGGCGGCTTCGAGCTGTTCGGCGAGCGCGGCCCGCGACATGGTGTGCCCGCAGTCCAGGCACACCACCTGCGCGTAGGTGCCGTGCAGGTTGATGACATTGCGGCTGCCGGCCTTGGTGTGCAGCAGGTCCACGTTCTGGGTGATCACGCCGGTGACCACCCCGGCCCGCTCGAGCGCGGCCAGCGCCCGGTGCCCGGCATTCGGCAGGGTCTGGGCCATGTGCCGCCACCCCAGATGGTTACGGGCCCAGTAACGCTGCCGGTATTCCCGGCTGGAGGTGAACTGGCGGATCGTCATCGGGTTGGCCGGCGGGGAGTCCGGTCCGCGGTAGTCGGGAATGCCCGAGTCGGTGGACAGACCGGCCCCTGTGAGCACGGCGCACCGTCGCCCCGACAGCAGCGCAACGAGTTCCGGGGCGTCCATCCCACCAGGATAGGTGGCTAGCCGATGTTGATGAACGGACTGACTGCGTCGCGGGCGAACTGGGCCACGTTGACCGAGGCGTCGCCGTCGGGGAAGCTCACCGTGGACAGCAGATGGCCCCCGGCGTCCACGAAGTCGCCGTCGGCGCGGCCCTGGTGAGTCGATGACGTCACGAGGATGATTCCCGACGTTCCGGCCTGCTCTGCCAGCGGCACCGAGAACCGGGCGTTCTGCACGGTGCTGTTGGCCTTGTCCTCCACGATGATTCGGTTGTCGGGGAAGCCGAACATCAACAGCATGCGGCGCATCTGCCCGGCCTCGGTCTGCCCGTTGCGCGGGTTGCCGCCGGTGACGATGATCGGCGACTGCGGGAAGAACTGTGCGACGGCCAGACCGGTGAACACCCGGTTGCGCAGCACCGACCGCATACTGCCGTCGTCATTGAGCCCGTAACCGAGGACCACGATCGCCGGCTTGGAGAAATCCTTGGCTGATGTGGGGGGAGCGGCCTGGGCGGGCGCCGGTGAGAAACCACCCAAGACCACGGCGGCGGCGACGGCGAGAGCGGCGGCAGCAGCTTTGAGTCGACGACGCACGTGTCCTCCGCGGAAGTATCGGAATTGTCGACTGCGTAATCGTGCGGCGACGGTGGATCGTTACTGCGTCTCAACCGTTCAGAGCCGCTCAGAGCCTCTCCATGGCCCGCTTCATCGCTGCGGTCTCTAGGAAGTCGTAGCGGGTTGGCACGTAACGCGGGCGGGCCGGGCGCTGCGCCACGGGCCGAGCGGCCAACGCGGCGCGGGTGGCGGCGGTCCAACGCGACCACAGCCGCGGGGCGAACGGCGTCTCGGGCCGGTAGGCAACAGATGTCATGGCGATCTCCCTGGTGGTGGGGCCGGCCGGTCCGGCCCGTACCAGAAAGCTATGGCCGCGCAGGCTCGCCGTAACGAGTAGCGGGGTACTCGAATCGTCGCGAAAGACCGCGAAAGACGTTGCACCGCATCGAGAATGGTGAGCGCAAGCACCTGGCGCGGCGACTGTGCGCCGGCTCACATCAGCAGCCCGGTGACGCGGCTCCGCGGGTTGGGGGATACCCGTTTCCGGCTGGTGGGCTATACGGGCGACAATGGGGCATGGATTTCTACTCCGTCTACCGGCACGGGTTCGCGCGGGTGGCCGCGTGCACGCACCACACGGTGCTGGCAGACCCGGCCGCCAACGCCGAGTCGGTGGTGCGGATCGCGCGCGCCTGCCACGACGATGGCGTGGCTGTGGCGGTCTTCCCGGAGTTGACGCTGTCGGGCTATTCGATCGAGGACATCCTGCTGCAGGACAGCCTGCTCGACGCCGTCGAGGACGCCCTGCTGGAGGTGATCGCCGCCTCGGCGGACCTGCTTCCGGTGCTCGTGGTGGGGGCTCCGCTGCGCTACCTGCACCGCATCTACAACACCGCTGTGGTGATCCATCGCGGCGTCGTGCTCGGCGTCGCCCCGAAGTCCTATCTGCCCACCTACCGGGAGTTCTACGAGAGCCGGCAGGTCGCCGCGGGTGACGACCTGCACGGCACCATCCGCATCGGCGGCACCGAGGTGCCGTTCGGCCCGGATCTGCTGTTCACCGCCGAGGACGTGCCCGGTCTGGTGCTGCACGTGGAGATCTGCGAGGACATGTTCGTGCCCGTGCCGCCCAGCGCGCACGCCGCGCTGGCGGGGGCCACGGTGCTGGCCAACCTGTCGGGAAGCCCGATCACGATCGGGCGTGCGGAGGACCGCAAGCTGCTGGCCCGCTCGGCGTCGGCGCGCTGCCTGGCCGCCTACGTCTACGCGGCGGCGGGCGAAGGGGAGTCGAGCACCGACCTGGCCTGGGACGGGCAGACCATGATCTACGAGAACGGCAGGCTGCTGGCCGAGTCGGAACGCTTCCCGAAAGGCGAGCGCCGCTCGGTGGCAGATGTCGACCTCGACCTGTTGCGGGCCGAACGGCTGCGGATGGGCACCTTCGACGACAATCGCCGCCACCACCAAGACGCACTGAGCTCGTTTCGGCGCATCGGTTTCGTACTCGATCCGCCCACCGGCGACATCGGCGTGCTGCGTGAGATCGAACGCTTTCCGTTCGTGCCGAGCGATCCGCTTCGGCTGGAACAGGATTGCTACGAGGGCTACAGCATCCAGGTCGCCGGTCTCGAGCAACGGCTGCGTGCACTGAACTACCCGAAGGTCGTCATCGGTGTGTCCGGCGGTCTGGATTCGACGCACGCGCTGATCGTCGCCGCACGGGCGATGGACCGGGAAGGCCGCCCGCGCAGCGATATTCTGGCCTTCACCCTGCCCGGGTTCGCCACCGGTGAGCGCACCAAGAACAACGCGATCAAGCTGTCGCGGGCGCTGGGCGTCACGTTCGAGGAGATCGACATCCGGTCGACAGCCTCGCTGATGCTCACCGAGCTCGGTCACCCGTTCTCCCGCGGCGAGCCGGTCTACGACGTCACCTTCGAGAACGTGCAGGCCGGCCTGCGCACCGACTATCTGTTCCGGATCGCCAACCAGCGCGGCGGCATCGTGCTGGGCACCGGTGACCTTTCCGAGCTGGCGCTGGGCTGGTCGACCTACGGTGTCGGCGACCAGATGAGCCACTACAACGTCAATGGCGGCGTGCCGAAAACCCTTATCCAGCATCTGATTCGGTGGGTCATATCGTCGGGTCAGTTCAACGACGAGGTCGACGAGATCCTGCAGTCGGTGCTCGACACGGAAATCACCCCCGAACTAGTGCCCACCGGCGAGGACGAGGAGGTCCAGAGCAGCGAGGCCAAGGTCGGGCCGTACTCACTGCAGGACTTCTCGCTGTTCCAGGTGCTGCGTTACGGCTTCCGGCCCTCGAAGATCGCGTTCCTGGCCTGGCACGCCTGGAGTGATCCCGACCATGGCACCTGGCCCCCCGGCTTTCCCGAAGGCAAGCGACCGGCCTACTCGCTCAAGGAGATTCGGCACTGGCTGGCGGTCTTCGCGCAGCGGTACTACTCGTTCAGCCAGTTCAAGCGGTCAGCGTTGCCGAACGGGCCCAAGGTGTCGCACGGCGGTTCGCTGTCGCCGCGCGGTGACTGGCGGGCGCCGTCGGACATGTCCGCGCGGATCTGGCTTGCCGAGATCGAACGCGATATACCGCAGGAGTGATCGGTGGCCGGAGTCGACAGCTGCCTTGATGCAGGATGACGCCGGTGTTAGCCTCGACTTCGTCGATGCGTTTCAGCGCATCCCCGGACGAGATGTGCGCCGTACCCGGCTTGTCAAGACGACGCACCTTGGAGGGTTGATGTCCGACGCGCTCAGCACTACCGGTTGTACTGTCCCAAAGCCCTTAGGTGTGCGGTGGATACACGGATCGGTGTCGTCCAAGCACAATGCCGACCCGGATGTGCAGGTCCACTGGTACGACGATGACACGGTGATCTTGCGGCAGAACAAGGCAATTCACTACGAGGCGCCGTTCATGTTCCTGCTGTTCGGTTGTGACCGGGCGGTTCTGCTGGACACCGGCGCCACAGCCGAAGAGCAGTATTTCCCGCTGCGTGCCGTGGTTGATGACGTCATCGAGGAGTGGCTCGATCGCTACCCCGAGACACATCGCCCCTATGAACTTCTGGTGCTGCACACCCACTCCCATGGCGATCACGTCGCCGGCGACACTCAGTTCACAGACCGGCCTGGGACCACCCTGGTGCCGGCCGACAAGGAAAACGCCTGGGACTACTTCGGTTTCACCGAAGATGACCACGGGCCCCGGACGGTCGACCTCGGCGACCGAACGCTGGACGTTCTTGCCACACCGGGACATGACGCGTCATCGGTCACGTACTACGACCCGTGGACGGGCATCCTGTTCACCGGCGACACGGTTTACCGCGGCAGGCTGTATATCGTCGACTGGCAGGCCTTCGCGCGAAGCATCGACCGGCTCATCGAGTTCTCCGAATCGCACCGCGTGAACCATGTGATCGGTTGTCACATCGAGATGACCTGCGCGCCCGGCGTGGACTACCCCGTTCTGACGACCTATCAGCCCGACGAGCCGGCCCTGGAGATGTCCGTCGAGCACCTCTACGCTGTTCGGGCAGCGCTCGAGGCCGCCGGCCCGGATCCGGTGCGTTACGTCAGCGACGACTTCATCCTGTGGCCGGAAGATGACTGACCGCGGCTAGAGCCTGCCGTCGATGCGCAGGTCTGGATGCACCCAGTCCGGTGACCGCCGCTCCTTGAACGCCAGGAAACCCTCGATGGACTCCGGTGAGCCGAGGCTGCGCTGCATGCCGATCCGGTCGTAGAGCCCGATGTAGTTGTCGATGCTCGCCTTGACCACCGAGCGGGCGTCCGGCGCGGTGCGGCAGCACTGGGCCAGCACCTCGCGTGCGGTGCCGGCCAGCTCGTCGTGGGGGACCACCCGCGCGACCATGCCCCAGTCCAGGGCCTCCTGGGCATCGA encodes:
- a CDS encoding Rne/Rng family ribonuclease — protein: MADDDIYQDLPETPSEPASEPASEPKWEPPATAGEELPDRLRVHSLARVLGTTSRRVLDALSELDGRTRSAQSTVERTDAVRVRDVLAQEPAPAAEQPAAPVEPAAVEVPVEATVAEVDATADVVEDDEPESRLILETTTIEQSVYMPLFVAPQPVRAVAVESDDDDEDEDEDDDEESGVETDDDQSERPASRRRRRGRRGRGRGRGEQGEATGEDTDDEATESAEDDETDEVSGDEESGTGEAATRRRRRRRRRKTGGGGEDGEPASEDDPPNTVVHERAPRSKAERDPDAIQGISGSTRLEAKRQRRRDGRDAGRRRPPILSEAEFLARREAVERVMVVRDKIRTEPPHEGARYTQIAVLEDGVVVEHFVTSAASASLVGNIYLGIVQNVLPSMEAAFVDIGRGRNGVLYAGEVNWEAAGLGGAQRKIEQALKPGDYVVVQVSKDPVGHKGARLTTQVSLAGRYLVYVPGASSTGISRKLPDTERQRLKEILREVVPSDAGVIIRTASEGVKEEDIRGDVERLQERWNAIAAEAERVKGNKAGAAIALYEEPDVLVKVIRDLFNEDFSGLIVSGDSAWETINEYVNSVAPELVPKLTKYDPPGGPDGPDVFAVHRIDEQLAKALDRKVWLPSGGTLVIDRTEAMTVVDVNTGKFTGAGGNLEQTVTKNNLEAAEEIVRQLRLRDIGGIVVIDFIDMVLESNRDLVLRRLTEALARDRTRHQVSEVTSLGLVQLTRKKLGTGLVEAFSTTCSHCSGRGIVLHADPVDTTQAVARKAESGSRRSKRGKKGRTEEPSVARVPVHVPGEHPMFKAMAAANGKPEDEDSEEELADELDREAISEAEADIEEQVADEAVDEDLDDEEFDEDEADEDEDDEDDDEIDVDLDEDDEDLDDPLDVDDDDADEDDDDEDLPDSGEYDDVDEPAVVQAPVVAGRRPRRRAAARPAGPPVS
- the rplU gene encoding 50S ribosomal protein L21, whose amino-acid sequence is MATYAIVKTGGKQYKVAVGDIVKVEKLEVEAGSSVSLPVALVVDGAKVTTDAKALEKVAVTGEVLEHTKGPKIRIHKFKNKTGYHKRQGHRQPLTVLKVTGIK
- the rpmA gene encoding 50S ribosomal protein L27, giving the protein MAHKKGASSSRNGRESNAQRLGVKRFGGQVVKAGEIIVRQRGTHFHPGVNVGRGGDDTLFATAPGAVEFGVKRGRKTVNIVRVARPE
- the obgE gene encoding GTPase ObgE — its product is MPRFVDRVVIRTHAGNGGHGCASVHREKFKPLGGPDGGNGGNGGSVILVVDPQVHTLLDFHFHPNVVAPSGKQGMGNNRDGANGADLEVKVPDGTMVLDEQGRLLADLVGAGTSFVAAEGGRGGLGNAALASRARKAPGFALLGEKGQERDLTLELKTVADVGLIGFPSAGKSSLVSTISAAKPKIADYPFTTLVPNLGVVSAGEHTFTVADVPGLIPGASEGRGLGLDFLRHIERCAVLVHVVDCATLEPGRDPISDIEALEAELAAYQPTLQGDTTLGDLANRPRAVVLNKIDVPEARELADFVRPEIAKRGWPVFEVSTVSREGLRELTFALWDLVAAYQAAQPEVVPRRPVIRPIPVDQSGFTVEADTANPGGFIVRGTRPERWVAQTNFDNDEAVGYLGDRLARLGVEDQLLKLGAVAGCAVTIGDMTFDWEPQTPAGVDVTPTGRGTDARLERNDRIGAAERKEARRARRDHGDEA
- the proB gene encoding glutamate 5-kinase, yielding MSEYRDAIRSARSVVVKIGTTALTTTSGLFDAGRLAKLVDAIEARMQAGSDVVIVSSGAIAAGIEPLGLSRRPTDLATKQAAASVGQVALVNAWSAAFGRYDRTVGQVLLTAHDIAMRVQHTNAQRTLDRLRGLHAVAIVNENDTVATNEIRFGDNDRLSALVAHLVGADALVLLSDIDGLYDSDPRRGDARFIPEVAGPDDLDGVVAGQGSRLGTGGMRSKLSSALLAADAGVPVLLAAAADAAAALSDASVGTVFAPRPDRMSARRFWVRYAAEVAGALTLDAGAVRAVVKQRRSLLPAGITGVSGRFFGGDVVELRGPDEAMVARGVVAYDAAELTTMIGRSTTDLPAEMRRPAVHADDLVAV
- a CDS encoding NAD-dependent protein deacetylase produces the protein MDAPELVALLSGRRCAVLTGAGLSTDSGIPDYRGPDSPPANPMTIRQFTSSREYRQRYWARNHLGWRHMAQTLPNAGHRALAALERAGVVTGVITQNVDLLHTKAGSRNVINLHGTYAQVVCLDCGHTMSRAALAEQLEAANPGFTERAERVGGLAVAPDADAVVDDTESFHFVDCPTCGGILKPDIVYFGESVSKDVVAQAYSMIDASDALLVAGSSLTVFSGYRFVRHAAALGKPIAIVNRGATRGDDLATVKVDNGCSEMLVLLADELAETMSA
- a CDS encoding YdcF family protein, coding for MRRRLKAAAAALAVAAAVVLGGFSPAPAQAAPPTSAKDFSKPAIVVLGYGLNDDGSMRSVLRNRVFTGLAVAQFFPQSPIIVTGGNPRNGQTEAGQMRRMLLMFGFPDNRIIVEDKANSTVQNARFSVPLAEQAGTSGIILVTSSTHQGRADGDFVDAGGHLLSTVSFPDGDASVNVAQFARDAVSPFINIG
- a CDS encoding NAD(+) synthase; this encodes MDFYSVYRHGFARVAACTHHTVLADPAANAESVVRIARACHDDGVAVAVFPELTLSGYSIEDILLQDSLLDAVEDALLEVIAASADLLPVLVVGAPLRYLHRIYNTAVVIHRGVVLGVAPKSYLPTYREFYESRQVAAGDDLHGTIRIGGTEVPFGPDLLFTAEDVPGLVLHVEICEDMFVPVPPSAHAALAGATVLANLSGSPITIGRAEDRKLLARSASARCLAAYVYAAAGEGESSTDLAWDGQTMIYENGRLLAESERFPKGERRSVADVDLDLLRAERLRMGTFDDNRRHHQDALSSFRRIGFVLDPPTGDIGVLREIERFPFVPSDPLRLEQDCYEGYSIQVAGLEQRLRALNYPKVVIGVSGGLDSTHALIVAARAMDREGRPRSDILAFTLPGFATGERTKNNAIKLSRALGVTFEEIDIRSTASLMLTELGHPFSRGEPVYDVTFENVQAGLRTDYLFRIANQRGGIVLGTGDLSELALGWSTYGVGDQMSHYNVNGGVPKTLIQHLIRWVISSGQFNDEVDEILQSVLDTEITPELVPTGEDEEVQSSEAKVGPYSLQDFSLFQVLRYGFRPSKIAFLAWHAWSDPDHGTWPPGFPEGKRPAYSLKEIRHWLAVFAQRYYSFSQFKRSALPNGPKVSHGGSLSPRGDWRAPSDMSARIWLAEIERDIPQE